The Sulfurimonas sp. HSL-1716 sequence GTATGGAACAGCTTTTAAAGACAACAAGCTATAAAGAAGCCCTTGCTATTGTGTCAAAAGAGATAAATCATGTAAGACCAAGCATTACAGCCTGGTATCTTTCCCAAACTTCTTTCTAATTTCAAAAATCAAAAAAATTTTTACAGTTTACAACATAGATATCTTCCTTTAAGGACCTATCTATGTTTGACACTATACAAGAGCGTTTACAGTTTATCTCGGGCTTCATAAAAGAGAAAAAGATACAAGAAGAAAATAATGATTTCCCCACCTCCTTGTATCCTTATACTGACTTCTCGGACACATTGACATTTGCACCTATGACAACAAATGCGTTCCATAGTTACTGCAATATTTACAGAGATTATGCGGATGAAAGAACAAATAATTTTTTGGATAAAGCGTATGTAATAAAAAGAGAAAATGATCGTTATATATGTGGTATGCGAGAATTACATGACACACAAGAGAAGGCACAAAGAGCAGAAGTACAAAATCTAATGAGCTCAATGGAAGCACACGCAGACGAGTTTACTCTTGAACCGTATATGCTGACGCTTACTTTAACAAATGAAGAATTGAAAAGTAAAAGTTCGAATGTATCGTTTTTAGAACACGCAACTGTAGTATATGATCAAGTGAAAATTCTAAGATATTTTATGAAATTGATTTATTCAGATCGCTTGACAAAGTACAAAATGCCAAACTTTTTTTGGATGCGAATGCTAGAGTTCACCAAGATCGGAAATGCTCATTTGCACGAAGCTTTGTATATCAAGAGAGATAACCTAATAGATATGATAGAACTAATCGGCAGAAAATGGCTGGACTTCCCACTTGTTGGTAGAACACATCTTACTGTTGATCCGCGCTCGTGGAAAGAGATATCAAGAAAACTTGAATACAAAAGAATCAGTACAAATGAGTACCTTTTAGTGGATTATTCACATGTAAAATTCTTTGAAAAAGGCCATCAGGATGCAGGTAAAGGCTTCATAATAAGAGTGCTTACAAAGAGGAAAGAATCCAATAAACAGTCAAAAAAAGCTGTCAGCAGATACATAATGAAATATCTGCTCAAGACTCGATCAAGTGAACATACAAAAGCATCATTACAGAGAGCAGTATTTAGTTTTTTACGAATTAACCATTTAGTTTCAAACGGGGAGTACTGTTTTCATTAACAAAGTTTCGGGCGATTAAAAACAAGCTGATTAAAGAACAAGTCATATCCAAGGAAGACAAACATAGCTTATATACACTTGCAAAAATGCAAAGGAGAGGTAAACTGAAAGTGAGAGATCATTATGAGTTTACCTCTTTTGGAAGTTTCCAGTGGAAAGCTTCCAAAACAGATTTTGTGCCATTGCCACAAGATCTTTTAGGCTATAACTTTAAAAACTTTCAGGGGCATCTGATCCCTGGCAAGTTCTACGATCAAGATTATTGGAAAGCTTTTTTTACAATAAGAGTCATTGATGTTATTTTTGAAGACAAAGTATTTAAAATATATCTTGAACCGCAATACGAAATAGTTTACTCTTGGTTGTTGGAGTAGTCCGAGTGACACCATCTCTTTTGGTGTTAAATAACATAAAAAGAGATGGTGAAACGAAATCTATTCATAAAGCATTATTTTGTCAGTAAGAGAAGGAAAATAATATATATAGTGCCGTAAATACTGTGTTTATTTTCTGTATAAGTTGTGAACGAAGTATAGTGAAAGATGTACATAAAAAATTGATGAAATACTTTTTAGAAAGATGTTTATATTATTAATTAAAAAGTGACTCAAAAATCAGGTATCTTGAAAGATTTTGCTATAATAAGCAAATAAATGTAAAAGGTAATTTATGAATGATTCTACAATGATGGTTATTGCACTTTTGACATTAATGGTGACTGCTATTGGTGTGTTTTACACTTACAAGTCATTTACGAAAAAGGATCCGTCAACGGCCAAAGTAATTGGAATTGGTGATGCAACTAATGGTGATAAAGTTATGGGTGATAAAGTTGGTGGTGATAAAGTTATGGGTGATAAAATCGTCAATGAGAAAGATAAATCATGAGCTTATTTGATCATACAGAAGGAGATAATGTTCATGGTGATAAAGTCATTGGTGACAAAGTCATGGGTGATAAAAAGACCTATGTTCTTAACCATGTAGACTTAGATATTGGTATTTTAAAAGATATTTTAGAAAATAATCCTCTTGTTATAAAAGCATCACTTACTAAGTTGCATACGATTCCAAGTCAATTTGCTCCAGATGAAAGAACAATTCCTATCAGTGATAAAAATCTTCAGAATGGATTAGAAGAATTCTACGAAAACTTTATAAAAAGAATAGAACAAAAACTTTTGGCATTAGATAAATTTTTTCAAGAGAATGATTATGTAGATGATATTGAAAGTGCTGCTGATTCAATTAAGATGTTTATATTCACTTATGCCAATAGAAATAGTATGAAGTTAGAGCCTATGATTTTTAATGCAATCATTCAAGAACATACAAAGCCAATATCAGGTGGTCAAGAAAAAGGTATTATGAAACTCATAATATATTATTTATATAGATATTGTTATATAGGGCTTAAAGATGCCTAGATATATTATGACTCATAGAAGTAAAGATTTGAAGCGAAGTGTTTTGGTAGTGTCATATCATCTTATGATGGAAATGAAAACACATAAAGAATACAAATTAAATGATATGTATCAATATTTGAAAAATAAATTAAAAATACAACAAAAAGATTTTGTTTATACATTGAATTTTTTGTATATCTTAGGCAAGTTAGAATATATTAAAGCTGAAGACACAATAAGGTTATCTAAATGAAATTATCAAAAATATATTCAGATAATGAGAATTTTAAAAGCATAGTATTTAGAGATAGTATAAATTTTATCTTGTCAGATGATCATAGTGTTGGTAAAAGTACATTATTTAGTTTAATTGACTTTTGTTTGTTAAAAGGAAGTAAAGATTTCTTAAGCAGAGAACAATTTTCAAACTTTACATTTTACTTAGAATTGGAAGTAAATTCAAATAAATATTTGACAATAAAAAGACCAACTCGTGGTTCAAGCAATATTACAGCAAAGATTTTAGATCATAAAGATCTTTTACTAGATACTGATACATTTGATATTGTAGGTGGAGTCGAAGTAGTTAAAGCGTACATTCAAAAAAGCATAGGATTTTGTTTAGATGATTACCGACAATATGTGAGTTACTTTTTAAGAGATCAAGATAATCAAAGTGATGTTTTTAGGTTAAATAAATTTATAAGACAGAGAGATATTCATTATAAGCCAATAATTTCAAATCTATTAGGCATTGATGGAAACAAGATAAGAAGAAAATATGAACTTGATAATGAAATAGAAGAGATATCAAAACAAATTATTGTAAAAGAAAATGATTTAGGCAATTATAGAACTAAAGAATCTATTATAGAAGAAATATCTGTTTATGAAAAGCAATTAAGCGAAAAAGAAGAACTCTATGCTAATTTCGACTTTTATTTAAGTGAAAAGAATATAAGTAAAGAACTTATTAACAACATAGAAACAGAAATATCATTATTAAACCAAGAGCGAAACTCACTCAATAGAGAAATAGATTATATAAATAAATCTTTGGAAGAAGAAATAGCAATTGATGAAGAGGATATTAATGGTTTATTTGATGAAATGAAAGTTCTATTTCCTACAGATTTAAAAAAGAACTATACCAGTGTCATTGCTTTTAACAAACAAATTTTGGAAGAAAGAATAGTAGTATTTAAAGAAAATAAGACAGAATTTTTAGCACAAATTGAAAATATTGAAAAAGAATTACTTGGTTTGAATGAAGAGAGAAGTAAGATCCTATCTGTATTAAAAAATACAGATACAATGGCCAAATTCAAAGAGTTAGAAAAAGAAATCATTAATTTTAGAACAAAGATAGAAGTTCACAAAGATAGATTAAATATTTTTGATGAGATACAACTAATGAAAGAAACTTTAACTTCTAGACGAGAAGAGCTTAGTAAGACAATTCAAGAAAATAAAAGAATAATAACTAGTCCATTTATAACTCAATTGAAATCTAATTTAATTAAATACGGTAAGCTTGTTTTTAATAGAGAATTGGCTTTTTCAATAGGATTTAATACTTCAGATAATATTGAATTTGACTTGAAGGTAGAAAATAGTCAAGGTTTTGATAATGCTTTAGATGAAGGGCATACGCTTAAAAAGCTTTTATGTTTTGTTTTTGCTGCTGCACTGGCAGAATCATATAAAGATAAAGAGTTCATAAAATTTGTTGCTTTTGATAGTCCTTTTGATGGTGATAAAAATACATATCAAGATGGTGTGTATACTGCCATCAAAGAATTAGGTGCAAAAAATATTCAAACGATTATTACTACAGTATCTGAGGTTGTTAATAATGCAACTAATCTACAAGAGATTAAAGATAATTATGTTGTTAGATATTTAAGTGAAACAGATAAATTAATAGGCGATTTTTAAGTATAGATCACTTATCTTTTTAGGTGAATCTATTTGTATTATTTATAAGGAAATATCTAATAGTGGTAGAAGTAAAATCAAAGCAAACATTGAAAGATGCTATTCTAAGCGGTGAAGATGAAATTAAAGTTGACAATCCAGAGCTAGAAAAATGGATTATTCTTATTCATGGAATTAAACAAGTTACATGGAGTGTGGCAATTTGCCTAGTGGCAGCAGGTATATATAGTCTCCTTGCAACACCAGCAACAGGAGGAAGTACAACTCCCGTATCAGCTATCGCCGCTGGTGGAGTGTCAGTTTTGATTGGTATGCCTGCGGCGATTGCAATGATAAGTTTAGGAGTGGTTATGGGCGGAATAGTTGGCCTTAAAGCTATCCGCAATAATTATCGAATCATGTCTAAAACACCAGGAGCTTTAATTCTGAAAAGGAAGCATAGCGCAGGTTGAATTTAATTTCAAGTGAATAAGATCTTTGAAGTCAAGTGTCTTAATCCCCTCATAAAGCTCTTCAACTCCATACCCTTGCGAATAAACAACAGAGGTCATATCTTTGTCAGGTTCGTGACCCATAATGCGATTCATAAGGTCTTTTGGCAGCTTATAGTGAACAGCATTTTTCATAAGCTGGTCTCCAACATTATGTCTAAGACTATGAAATACCTGATCTTCTTCTTCAGTTACATGCTTCCTGAAATACTTCATAAAATTCTTGCCATAGTCCGTGTTGTACCTTTCCTCTTTCGGGTGGAGCTCAGGTTTTTCCATAGTCTTGGCTGTTTATTTTTTATGGAATTGTAGTATTCAATAAATCCAAGCTCAATAAGCTTAGGATGAAGTGGCACTAGACGGAAGGCATTCTCATTTTTAAGATGTTTGTCTTTCTCTTCATTGAGGTCAAAGTACCATATAATCTCACCCATGTCTGTTGTAATACTTTTAAGGTCTTCTACATAGAGCTGGCATATCTCGTTTTGTCGCATACCAGAATAACCAGCAATTATAGGAATCCAGTATTTCTCAGGTGCAAATGTGAGGGTATGCTTCAGCTTGTCCGTATAGAGTTTAGAAGTGAAAAGCTTTTTAAGATTCTCTTCGCTTAGTGGTTTTCTCTCTTTTTGAATCTTCTTGCTGTTTTTTGGTTTTTTCATCAAGAATGGTTCGACTATGTTTTCTGTTATATAGCTGTATCTCGCATCGCTTGCAATATCGAATATCTGTTTTATTGAGAGCATCTTCTTTTGCTTTGTAGCGAATGCTGTTTTTTCATTCTCTTTTAACTCTATGGTTTTAAGCTCAGAGTAGGTAAGGTGTTTAAACTGTGGTTTTTTAGTTCTGCTAGAGGGAAGGTGGTTATGCAGTGCATCTGCAAAGGTTCTTAGGTCTTCTTTTGTAAAGGAGGTAATGTCTCTAGCCTCTGCATTTTCAATGACATAGATAAAGTCTTGATATGCAGCTTCATAATCTCTCCATGTACTTTGAGTAGTATTTGGAGCTGTGAGCTTTTTCTCTTTTATGAAAAGCTCATAGAGTTCCTTAAAGGTGATGGTCGTTCTTTTTACTTCTTTTGGTTCCTCTTTTATTTGAGGTGCAAAGTCTGAACGCACATCAATGATCTGCGTGAATGTCTCTAATGCATCGAGGTTCTTGAGGAGTTTCTTTTTTTCTTGGAGAGTATAGTTTCCTATCTTGTTTAATATCTGATCGTTGATTTCTTCGTTTTGTTCATGGTAGAACTGCTCTGTTGAGTAGGTGATGATTGGAAGAGTTGGAGTATTGAGTTCTGCAAACTCTTTCATCCGTGTCATGTACTGCATAACAAGTGCATCTTTATTGTTTCCGCCATATAAAACTAGCATAGTGAGAAGCTCCTCATAGATTGAATTTAGTACCTTTATCGACAGTGTAACCTGGAAATGGCTGCTTTGCGACACTTTGATTCGGATTTCTTCACGATTTTTGAAGTATTTTAAACATTCTTTGGGGATTCTTCTGCGAAAATAGAAAGTTTTATTGCGTTGTAGAAAAAAGTTACTCATAATTTGACCACCGTGTGTGACAAAAATGTGTACAAAACGCGCTATGTGACATTCACTAAATTGTTAAAGTGGCTAAAATAGGGAGTTAGAAAGAAAAAGTGGTGACTCCAAGGGGATTCGAACCCCTATGGCAAGGATGAAAACCTTGAATCCTAACCATTAGATGATGGAGCCGTTCTTTCAGATACGTGTATCTGCGCCGAAATTATATCTTTTAAAATCTTAAGAAAATATAAAAATCATCTTTGTCGTTTATATGCGCATACAGGGGGATGTATGCATATAAAATCAGTCGTTGTAAAAGTTTCTGAGGGCTCTTATTATTACGGCGTTTTTGGAGATACTTTCTGCTTTTGCATTTTCGTCGACCATCTCATACAGGTCCAGCGGTAAAGAGATCGAAAATGTTTTTGTTTCTATCTTTTTCTTTTTGTTTATCATTGCGACTATATTAGAGATAAGCTCTATGATTTTTTTCGTATCTATCGGTTTTTGAATGAAGCTGTTTACGCCGATCTCGATAGATTCGGATATTTTTTGAATATCGTTGCTTGCAGATATGATGATGACGATCTGATTTGGATTGATTTCACGGATGCGGCGGGAAAGTTCGATTCCGTCCATTTCCGGCATGATGATGTCTAAAAATACGATGTCCGGCATAAGTCTTTCGTACATCTCCAAAGCATCTTTTCCGTTAAAAGCAGACGTTACATCGGCAAAAAAGTTTTTAAACGTAGAACTCAAAAGCTCATTGGCTACAGCTTCGTCCTCTACGACCATAGCGGTAAGTTTTTTTGTTTGTTCTGTGAGCTGTACTAAATCTATACTTGACATTTTTTATTCTCCCTGTTAAAATTCGTGTTGCAATTATACATCATATTCTGTTAACTTTCTATATAGAATAAAACGGAATCAAATAATTTTTAATGTGTATATTTTTTGAATTGCTCTAACCACTCTTTGTCTGTCTCTTTTTCCTGCTCTTTTTGATCAAGCAGCGATGAGATGATCCCCTTTAACGTTTCTTCATCCATAAACTCCAATAACGAGGGGTTGATGTCTGTTTTTTTCATATCGTCATAGCTGTTAAGAAGGTTTTGTATATCTTGTATGAGTTGTTGTTTCTTGTTCATATCGAGATTATACTACAGTTTTTTTTAAATTTCTTGGTTTACTTCGCCGACATAGAGTTGTCTCGGGCGTGCTATCTTCATCTCTTTGTCATGTTTTAACTCTATCCACTGTGTTATCCATCCTACCGATCTGCCGATAACGAAGATAATGGGAAACATAGGTTTTGGGATCTTAAGAGCCGTTAAGATAAGACCTGAGTAAAAATCTATGTTCGGGTAGAGTTTTCTTTTTATGAAATATTCGTCGTTAAGCGCGATCTCCTCTATTTTCTGTGCGATCTGCAACAGTTTGTTATCGACTCCGAGTTCATCTTTTAATTCATCTAAAAGCATCTTTAGAATTTTTGCGCGGGGATCGAAATTTTTGTAGACTCTGTGTCCGAATCCCATCAGTTTAAATTTGTCGTTAGGATCTTTTGCCTTTTTTATGAACTCGTCCACATTTTCTATATCGCCGATATACTCCAGTTGCGCTATGACCGATTCGTTCGCGCCTCCATGTGCTCTTCCCCACAGCGCATTGACGCCGGCGGATATCGCCGCATAGGGATGAGCACCCGTAGAAGCGACTCCTCTGACGATCGAAGTGGAAGCGTTTTGCTCATGATCTGCATGAAGGGTAAAGATGGTGTCCAGCGCCCGTACTTCGACTTCCGGAATCTCAAGTTCGCCGGAGGGATAAGCCCTCATCATATATAGAAAGTTTTCCGTAAAAGAGCGGTTGAGATCGGGATATATAAATGGCAGTCCGTATGAGCGTCTGTGACAAAAAGCGGCAAGAGTCGGAATCTTTGCCAGTATGCGTCTTGCCATCACCTGATATTCGTTTTCATCTTCTATGTTCAGGTGTTCGAAATAAAAAGTAGAAAGAGCGGATATCGCCGAAGCCATCATCGCCATCGGATGCGCCTTATCGGGAAAAGCTTCAAAGAGGTTTTTGATCCCTTCATGTACGAACGATCTTTTTCGAAGTTCCAGATCGAATGCAGTTTTTTCGTTTTGGGATGGAAGTTCGGAATTGAGCAGAAGATAACAGATGTCCAGATAGCTTTTTTTCGTGGCGAGTTCGCTGATGTCGTATCCCCGATATGTCAGCTTGCCTTTTTCGCCGTCTATAAAGGTTATGCTTGAGCTGCAGTTTGCCGTTGAAGTAAATCCCGGATCATAAGTGAAGAGTCCTGTTTGTGTGAACAGCGTTCTTATATCGATGACATTATGTCCCGCAGTTGCTTGTAATACTTCAAATTCATAACTTTTTTTATTTTGATTGTCCGTAAGTGTAACTGTTTTCACTGTATCCTCCTGCTGTTTTGTTGTTTGCTCCAGCTCGCTATAAAACTTTTTTTACCGATATACATATCTCTGCAAAGTTCCACCAAGCCCGCTTTTCTCATTATCTGCAACGCTTTTTTAGGCCAATTTTTTCTATAGTTGAAAGAATCGGGATGTCCTCCTATCATTTTTATAAACTGTTCGTTCGTCCTTTTTTCATACAGTATCTTTTCTCCGTTTTTTTTAACAAGTGCGTCCAGCCATATTCTGGCTTTTGCAAAGCTTTTTTTATTGCTTGTTTTGCTTATCCATCTTGTTGCAAAATCCTCCATGCATCTGTATCTGGCTTTTGATCTTTCTTTGGGATGGTATTTGAAATATTCGAGATCTTTGCAGGTACCGGCAAAAGGGGCGGGGCGGTAATCTCTTTTTAGGCTGTTATCCCGTTTTTTGTAATGTAATACCTCTTTGGGATGTTTTTCGATCTCTTTGGGGTCTATGAGTATTTTTTCATGCGTGTCGCACCAGGGCAAAAATACAGAAGGCAGTTCATGGTCGGATTTAAAGGCTCCAAGACTCATGACGTTGCCCGTTATACGGCTTACGTAACCTCTGCCGTAACCTGATTCCAGTCCAGATATAGCTAAAACGGCTGCCGGTGGAAGATGGTACTCATGTGCTATTTTTATAGCTTGTGGAGCCAGCTCTTTGTAAAATTTTTTTACATGCGGATATTTTCTGTAGCTGAACTCGGCCGCTGAAGATAATGAAACAGATATTGTCAGGAGCAAGATGATCTTTTTCATATATATACTATATAGTAATATGTGTTAAAAATCAACTTATGCTATTGTGCCATTGGACCAATGTTGCTCTATATCCGGATTTTACCGGCAGTACTTCGTGACTGAAGACGGGGTTGCTTAAAAATACGAGCATATCCCCCGCTTTGGGCTGCAGTTTTACCTGATGGCCTTTTGCATCGTAAAGATAATTGAAAATCAGTTCTCCTCCTTCGAAGCTGTTTACGGTTTTTTCGTCTGCATTTGCTTTATGCGAGGAGATAAATAGAACCGTTGTCAGTTTTCTCTGCGGAGCCACACAGATAAAGCCCGTCGTATGGCCGTTCTTATCGAGAATCTCGTTTGAATCGTCGGCATGTTTGATGTAGAAATCTCCCGTCTTATATTCCAAAACCTGAATATCCGTTGCCGTGGTGAGAGCCATCGAAAAAAACTTTTCTATCTTTGGCTGATACAACTGAAAATTTTTGTAATAGAGAGATTTAAAGTGTTCGTCGAGATCGTAGATCGAAGTTTTTCTTATCTCCTCTACGACAGAGGGAGAAACTACGCTGTTTAAAAGAGTCGTTTTCACCATGGCTTTATCCGCCTGGGCGTCATTTTTTACATCGCTTACGATCAGATTGCACTCTTCTTGCGTAAAAAAATCTTCGATGATTAAAAACGGGTATTTATGATACGGGTTTGGAAGCAGCTTGCTTTCCATATAGCACTCTTGTATAGAGTCGTCACAAAAGATATGTTCGCTGATCTGTACCAAAGAGATTCTCCTAAAAAATAATCTGCAATGATATACTATAATTATTTAAAAAAAGAGTCTTTTTTAATATATTTTATAAAGTTTCGATATTGACCAGCTCAACGCGTTCGCAATCTTTTTTTAGAAGTTTTTTGTTGTTTGCGTCCTCTTCGGCAAGTACAAGAAGATCTGCAAAGTCATTTTTAGATACTTCTACCGTGTGGAGCTCTTTTGAGGTTTCGATTTTCACTGCAGCGTCTATATCTGAAGAGAGCGTTATATTTCTATACCCTTTGGCAAATTCCGATTTTATCGTTTTTGCTATCTTTTCGTTTTGTAGCAGCTCTTTGATCGTTATCTCTTTGTTTAGGTCCGTCTCACACAATATTTTGTATGTGACCACGATATTACCGTCCATCTTTTTTATCCTTTGGTATTTGAATCCTCCAATTATAGGCAAATTTTAGAGATGTTGCAAAAATCGGTTTAGCAGACAGCCTTTTCTCTTTTGCTTCGGAGCGGATTCAAATACTAAATAACGGATGAGAGAACAGGGCGTTTTACTAAGGCTTTTTGCTAAACGCCACACACCAGCCGTGAGGACTGATAGAACCTTCTACTATCCTGCATTCATTTGTTTTTGGAAAAAATTGCAGACATTCGCTGCACTCTTTGCCGTCTTTTGGATGATCTTGATACAAAAACTGTTTTTTAGGGCTTTTCGCCAGCAAAGGAGTGGCACTAAAAGTTACCATTCCCAGTAGGGCCATATATTTGAAAAAACTTCTTCGGTTTGAATCTTGCATGATTGTCTCCCTTGTCAGAGTCTATCTGTTTTGTTCTTTGACAAATATCCTTGAGGATATTTGCACCGTATTTTGCCGAAGCACGGCGAAAAAGCGATCCGCTATGCTTTTCCTGTTTGTAGAGTTAAACGATTACGAATTTTTCCTTATGTTATAATTAACTATTATCAATAATATATTTGTTCCCTTTAGCCTTAATAAAAAAAAGCGGTGTTAAAGGGCTATCTTAATAAAATAGTGAAATATTTATGATCGGAATTTAGTAAATGAAAATTAGAGTCTATTATGAAGATACGGATGTCGGCGGTGTCGTTTACCACTCAAACTATCTGAATTTTTGCGAAAGAGCCAGAAGCGAAGCTTTTTTTGAGAAGGGGATGTCACCTGTGATGCAAAACGGACATTTTGTCGTCAAAGATATTCAGGCGTCGTATATCGCCTCGGCAAAATTGGGAGAGATTTTGTATGTAAAAACTGCTCTTATGGAATTGAAGCGAGTCTCTTTTAAACTCCGTCAGGAGGTATATAGAGACGAAGAAAAACTTTTTGAGATGGATATAACACTTGCATTTGTCGATTTTGAGGGAAAAATCAAAAAACTGGAACCTCAAAATCTAGAGATACTGAACCTACTTTTCACCTGATTTATACGTCCTGAACCTTGCGTATGAGGGCTTGACAAGAGTTATAGGATAGATGATCTGGTGGTCTACCATCTGCAGCGGATACTCACGCGGTACGTTTGTTATCAGATTGAAAAAGTAATCTATACCGACTGTTGTGGCATAGTTTATCCAATCATATACTATGTCATTGCTCAAAAGAGAGTTTGTCTCTATGATAATATTGTTGTTTTTGGAGATCGAGTTGGCGATGATCATATTTTCTCTGTCTTGAAACTGGGTCATCGAGAGTATCAGCGGATCATAGTTTATCTGCGTGGAGAGGACGTTCGTCTCGTTTACGTCGTAAAGTGTCA is a genomic window containing:
- a CDS encoding response regulator; the encoded protein is MSSIDLVQLTEQTKKLTAMVVEDEAVANELLSSTFKNFFADVTSAFNGKDALEMYERLMPDIVFLDIIMPEMDGIELSRRIREINPNQIVIIISASNDIQKISESIEIGVNSFIQKPIDTKKIIELISNIVAMINKKKKIETKTFSISLPLDLYEMVDENAKAESISKNAVIIRALRNFYND
- a CDS encoding citrate synthase, whose product is MKTVTLTDNQNKKSYEFEVLQATAGHNVIDIRTLFTQTGLFTYDPGFTSTANCSSSITFIDGEKGKLTYRGYDISELATKKSYLDICYLLLNSELPSQNEKTAFDLELRKRSFVHEGIKNLFEAFPDKAHPMAMMASAISALSTFYFEHLNIEDENEYQVMARRILAKIPTLAAFCHRRSYGLPFIYPDLNRSFTENFLYMMRAYPSGELEIPEVEVRALDTIFTLHADHEQNASTSIVRGVASTGAHPYAAISAGVNALWGRAHGGANESVIAQLEYIGDIENVDEFIKKAKDPNDKFKLMGFGHRVYKNFDPRAKILKMLLDELKDELGVDNKLLQIAQKIEEIALNDEYFIKRKLYPNIDFYSGLILTALKIPKPMFPIIFVIGRSVGWITQWIELKHDKEMKIARPRQLYVGEVNQEI
- a CDS encoding YbgC/FadM family acyl-CoA thioesterase; amino-acid sequence: MKIRVYYEDTDVGGVVYHSNYLNFCERARSEAFFEKGMSPVMQNGHFVVKDIQASYIASAKLGEILYVKTALMELKRVSFKLRQEVYRDEEKLFEMDITLAFVDFEGKIKKLEPQNLEILNLLFT
- a CDS encoding glucosaminidase domain-containing protein; this translates as MKKIILLLTISVSLSSAAEFSYRKYPHVKKFYKELAPQAIKIAHEYHLPPAAVLAISGLESGYGRGYVSRITGNVMSLGAFKSDHELPSVFLPWCDTHEKILIDPKEIEKHPKEVLHYKKRDNSLKRDYRPAPFAGTCKDLEYFKYHPKERSKARYRCMEDFATRWISKTSNKKSFAKARIWLDALVKKNGEKILYEKRTNEQFIKMIGGHPDSFNYRKNWPKKALQIMRKAGLVELCRDMYIGKKSFIASWSKQQNSRRIQ
- a CDS encoding iron oxidase oxidoreductase; amino-acid sequence: MQDSNRRSFFKYMALLGMVTFSATPLLAKSPKKQFLYQDHPKDGKECSECLQFFPKTNECRIVEGSISPHGWCVAFSKKP
- a CDS encoding 2OG-Fe(II) oxygenase, whose amino-acid sequence is MVQISEHIFCDDSIQECYMESKLLPNPYHKYPFLIIEDFFTQEECNLIVSDVKNDAQADKAMVKTTLLNSVVSPSVVEEIRKTSIYDLDEHFKSLYYKNFQLYQPKIEKFFSMALTTATDIQVLEYKTGDFYIKHADDSNEILDKNGHTTGFICVAPQRKLTTVLFISSHKANADEKTVNSFEGGELIFNYLYDAKGHQVKLQPKAGDMLVFLSNPVFSHEVLPVKSGYRATLVQWHNSIS